One segment of Yersinia kristensenii DNA contains the following:
- a CDS encoding NADP-dependent oxidoreductase — MPQNKVENRRILLASRPQGVPTHENFVLETQPIPQPAAGQVLLRTRYLSLDPYMRGRMSDAPSYAAPVGIGDVMVGGAVSRVEVSKHPGFQVGDWVLARSGWQDYALSDGSDIRNLGPELSHPSRALGVLGMPGFTAYMGLLDIGQPKAGETLVVAAASGAVGSVVGQIGKLKGCKVVGIAGGAEKCRYVVEELGFDACIDHRATDFAQQLEKACSEGIDIYYENVGGAVFDAVLPLLNSRARIPVCGLIARYNDTELPDGPDRLPLLQSIILRKRIRMQGFIIFDDYAHHFDDFLQQMTPWVEQGKIKFREDLVDGLENAPQAFIGLLQGKNFGKLVIRVSNE; from the coding sequence ATGCCACAAAATAAAGTAGAGAATCGCCGCATTCTGTTAGCTTCACGCCCACAGGGTGTGCCAACCCACGAAAATTTCGTATTAGAGACCCAACCCATTCCTCAACCCGCAGCAGGTCAGGTGTTACTGCGCACACGTTATCTGTCTCTTGACCCTTATATGCGAGGCCGAATGAGTGATGCCCCATCATATGCAGCTCCGGTTGGGATTGGCGATGTGATGGTTGGCGGTGCCGTCTCACGGGTTGAAGTGTCGAAACATCCAGGCTTCCAGGTGGGTGATTGGGTTTTGGCCCGTAGTGGCTGGCAAGATTATGCGTTATCAGATGGCTCTGATATCCGCAATCTGGGGCCGGAACTCTCTCATCCTTCGCGCGCACTCGGTGTACTGGGAATGCCTGGCTTCACGGCTTATATGGGGTTATTGGATATTGGTCAGCCCAAAGCCGGCGAAACATTGGTCGTAGCCGCCGCTAGCGGTGCAGTTGGCTCCGTCGTTGGGCAAATAGGTAAATTAAAAGGATGTAAAGTCGTCGGTATTGCTGGCGGAGCAGAAAAATGCCGCTATGTGGTAGAAGAGTTAGGGTTCGATGCATGCATTGATCATCGGGCAACCGATTTTGCGCAACAACTGGAAAAAGCCTGTTCAGAGGGGATTGATATCTATTATGAAAATGTGGGCGGCGCAGTCTTTGATGCAGTATTACCATTATTAAATTCCCGCGCCCGCATCCCGGTTTGCGGCTTAATTGCCCGCTATAACGATACTGAGTTACCCGATGGCCCGGATCGTTTGCCACTGTTGCAAAGCATCATTTTGCGTAAACGGATTCGGATGCAAGGGTTTATCATTTTTGATGACTATGCACATCATTTTGATGATTTTCTACAACAAATGACCCCTTGGGTAGAGCAAGGAAAAATCAAGTTTCGCGAAGATTTGGTTGATGGGTTGGAAAATGCGCCACAAGCCTTTATTGGGCTATTGCAAGGTAAGAACTTTGGCAAACTAGTGATTCGCGTGAGTAATGAATAG
- the uspC gene encoding universal stress protein UspC, which yields MGYSNVLVAVALSPDSQQLVDKAVSIVRPYNGRVSLITLTTEPEMYSSYAAPMLGDLRSVLQEEAQLFMDELALNADYPIENRTIVHGEFADSMAYVCQQQHIDLVICGNHSTRLMNKFSCSAARLINTSMVDVLIVPL from the coding sequence ATGGGATACAGTAATGTACTGGTCGCCGTGGCCCTTTCACCCGATAGCCAACAATTAGTAGATAAGGCCGTTTCTATCGTACGGCCTTATAACGGCCGGGTTTCATTGATTACGCTGACAACAGAACCCGAAATGTACAGTAGCTACGCGGCCCCGATGCTGGGTGATTTGCGATCCGTTTTACAGGAAGAAGCCCAGTTATTTATGGATGAATTGGCTCTCAATGCTGATTATCCCATTGAGAACCGAACCATAGTTCATGGTGAGTTCGCTGATAGCATGGCTTATGTTTGCCAACAACAACATATTGACCTGGTGATATGTGGCAACCACAGCACAAGGCTAATGAATAAATTTTCCTGCTCAGCTGCTCGCCTGATTAATACCAGTATGGTAGATGTACTAATCGTCCCTCTTTAA
- the flhD gene encoding flagellar transcriptional regulator FlhD, translating into MSTSELLKHIYDINLSYLLLAQRLINDEKASAMFRLGITDTMADALAQLTLPQMVKLAETNQLVCHFRFSDHNTIHHLTKESRVDDLQQIHTGILLSSHLLHELSLKDGSASKKRA; encoded by the coding sequence ATGAGTACGTCTGAATTACTCAAACATATTTATGATATTAATTTGTCATATTTGCTTTTAGCACAACGGTTAATTAACGATGAGAAAGCCTCAGCGATGTTTCGCTTGGGTATTACGGATACGATGGCCGATGCACTAGCACAGCTAACATTACCGCAGATGGTTAAATTAGCCGAGACAAACCAATTGGTCTGTCATTTCCGTTTCAGTGATCACAATACAATTCATCATCTGACGAAAGAGTCTCGTGTGGATGATTTACAGCAAATCCATACAGGAATTTTATTGTCGAGTCATTTACTCCACGAGCTATCGTTAAAAGACGGTAGTGCATCTAAAAAAAGAGCATGA
- the flhC gene encoding flagellar transcriptional regulator FlhC: MAEKSIVQEAKDIHLAMELITLGARLQMLESETQLSRGRLIKLYKELRGSPPPKGMLPFSTDWFMTWEQNIHSSMFYNAYSFLLKSGQCTGVEAVIKAYRLYLEQCPDQSGIPPLLALTRAWTLVRFVDSGMLQLSGCNCCGGTFITHAHQPRNSFVCSLCQPPSRAVKKRKLSPQSADITSQLLDEQVRRAV, from the coding sequence ATGGCTGAGAAAAGTATTGTTCAGGAAGCCAAAGACATTCATTTAGCTATGGAGTTAATAACTTTAGGCGCGCGTTTACAGATGTTAGAAAGTGAAACGCAACTCAGCCGAGGGCGTTTAATTAAGCTTTATAAAGAGCTGAGAGGCAGTCCTCCGCCTAAAGGTATGTTACCGTTTTCGACCGATTGGTTTATGACTTGGGAACAGAATATCCATTCATCGATGTTTTATAACGCTTATAGCTTCTTGCTAAAAAGTGGGCAATGCACCGGTGTTGAAGCCGTCATTAAGGCTTATCGTCTTTATCTCGAACAGTGCCCGGATCAGTCCGGAATACCGCCATTATTGGCACTAACTCGGGCCTGGACTTTGGTTCGGTTCGTTGATAGTGGCATGTTGCAACTTTCTGGCTGTAACTGCTGTGGTGGAACTTTTATCACCCATGCGCATCAACCACGAAACAGCTTTGTTTGCAGTCTCTGCCAGCCACCTTCCCGCGCAGTAAAAAAACGTAAACTTTCTCCGCAATCTGCCGATATAACTTCACAACTGCTGGATGAGCAGGTTAGACGCGCAGTTTGA
- the motA gene encoding flagellar motor stator protein MotA — protein MLVILGYIVVLGAVFGGYIIVGGHLGALYQPAEFLIIGGAGIGAFIVGNNGKAIKATLKVMPKLMRRSKYNKVLYMDLMALLYRLLAKSRQQGMLSLERDIESPLESEIFSNYPRILADKLLVEFITDYLRLIVSGNMNAFEIEALMDEEIETHEQECEIPAGSLAMVGDSLPAFGIVAAVMGVVHALASADRPAAELGALIAHAMVGTFLGILLAYGFISPLATLLRQQSAETNKMMQCIKVTLLSSLNGYAPQIAVEFGRKTLYTTERPSFIELEEHVRRVKAPAQQATEEDA, from the coding sequence GTGTTAGTTATTTTGGGTTATATCGTGGTCTTAGGGGCGGTTTTTGGCGGCTACATCATTGTCGGTGGTCACCTAGGCGCATTATATCAACCCGCTGAGTTTTTAATTATCGGCGGAGCGGGTATTGGTGCGTTTATTGTGGGCAACAATGGTAAAGCGATAAAAGCTACGCTGAAGGTAATGCCAAAACTGATGCGCCGTTCTAAATATAACAAAGTCCTCTATATGGATTTAATGGCGCTGCTGTACCGCTTATTAGCTAAATCTCGCCAACAGGGAATGCTTTCACTAGAGCGAGATATAGAAAGTCCCTTGGAAAGTGAAATTTTCTCTAATTATCCAAGGATTTTGGCCGATAAGTTGTTGGTGGAGTTTATTACCGACTATTTGCGGTTAATTGTCAGTGGGAACATGAATGCTTTTGAAATCGAAGCATTGATGGATGAAGAGATAGAAACTCACGAACAAGAATGCGAAATCCCTGCTGGTAGTTTGGCGATGGTCGGGGATTCTTTACCTGCATTCGGTATTGTTGCTGCAGTGATGGGGGTGGTGCATGCCTTGGCATCCGCAGACCGGCCTGCTGCAGAACTCGGGGCGTTAATTGCCCATGCAATGGTAGGGACATTCCTGGGTATTTTGTTGGCGTATGGATTTATTTCGCCATTGGCGACATTGCTACGTCAACAGAGCGCAGAAACCAACAAAATGATGCAGTGCATCAAGGTGACTTTGCTTTCCAGTCTGAATGGATATGCACCGCAAATTGCTGTGGAATTTGGTCGTAAAACACTCTACACCACGGAACGGCCATCGTTCATTGAGCTGGAAGAGCATGTGCGCAGGGTGAAAGCACCAGCACAGCAAGCGACAGAAGAGGACGCATGA
- the motB gene encoding flagellar motor protein MotB, which yields MKHQNHPVILVKKRKAKHAQAHHGGSWKIAYADFMTAMMAFFLVMWLLSVSSPQELTQIAEYFRTPLKVALTHGEKSSDSTSPIPGGGDDPTQQVGEVRKHIDSEESRKEEYRLNKLREKLDQLIESDPRLRALRPHLLINMMDEGLRIQIIDSQNRPMFKMGSAQVEPYMRDILRAIAPILNDIPNKISLSGHTDDLPYASGERGYSNWELSADRANASRRELLAGGLDEGKVLRVVGMASTMRLKEQASDDPVNRRISILVLNKQTQHDIEHENLDSRALDIEKAESLKQIDSTGTTPAVTAPNTAAIPPAATGAALSAEQSGTTGKAAVAVSTISVSTSTISTNTVSTTTALPPTTAEPVKAQVPPATASQTQQSSTENVTRVARGPTTSLPAAPASNAPVSPTSRDAQ from the coding sequence ATGAAGCATCAGAACCACCCCGTTATTCTGGTCAAAAAGCGCAAAGCCAAACATGCCCAAGCTCATCATGGCGGATCATGGAAAATTGCTTATGCGGACTTTATGACAGCAATGATGGCCTTCTTTCTGGTGATGTGGTTGCTGTCGGTTTCCAGCCCGCAAGAGCTGACACAAATTGCAGAGTATTTTCGTACGCCATTGAAAGTCGCACTGACCCATGGTGAGAAAAGCAGTGATAGCACCAGTCCGATTCCTGGCGGTGGTGATGATCCAACTCAACAAGTGGGCGAAGTGCGTAAGCACATTGATTCCGAAGAGAGTCGCAAAGAAGAATATCGGCTGAACAAATTACGGGAAAAACTGGATCAATTAATTGAATCTGACCCGAGGCTGAGAGCTTTGCGGCCACATCTGTTGATCAACATGATGGATGAAGGGCTGAGAATTCAGATTATTGATAGTCAAAACCGCCCTATGTTCAAGATGGGAAGCGCCCAAGTTGAGCCGTATATGCGCGATATTTTACGTGCTATAGCGCCAATTTTGAATGACATTCCCAACAAGATCAGTTTGTCCGGTCACACCGATGACCTACCTTATGCCTCGGGCGAACGGGGCTACAGTAACTGGGAGCTGTCGGCCGATCGTGCCAATGCCTCGCGGCGTGAATTACTGGCTGGGGGACTGGATGAAGGCAAAGTATTACGCGTGGTGGGCATGGCGTCGACGATGCGCCTAAAAGAGCAGGCATCAGATGACCCGGTGAACCGCCGTATCAGTATCTTGGTGCTGAATAAGCAAACCCAACATGATATTGAGCACGAGAACTTAGATAGCAGGGCGCTTGATATAGAAAAGGCCGAAAGCTTAAAACAGATTGATTCCACTGGCACGACGCCTGCAGTGACTGCGCCTAATACGGCTGCGATACCACCAGCGGCCACGGGGGCGGCGCTATCTGCTGAACAATCTGGCACCACAGGAAAAGCAGCAGTCGCGGTTTCGACGATAAGTGTTTCAACCAGCACGATTTCGACAAACACGGTTTCGACAACAACCGCTTTGCCACCGACAACTGCTGAGCCGGTGAAAGCGCAAGTTCCGCCAGCAACAGCATCACAAACACAACAATCGAGCACGGAGAACGTTACTCGAGTTGCCCGCGGGCCAACGACATCGTTGCCAGCGGCACCTGCAAGTAATGCACCGGTCTCTCCGACAAGCCGCGACGCACAGTAG
- the cheA gene encoding chemotaxis protein CheA → MDITAFYQTFFDEADELLADMEQHLLLLDPLAPDNEQLNAIFRAAHSIKGGAATFGFSVLQETTHLLENLLDGARRDEMRLSTDIINLFLETKDIMQEQLDAYKTSQEPNAESFEYICHALRQLALEALEQQTTHQVATADHAATPSTETKANSKSPALVQGGMRIRLSGLKEQEIPLMLEELGNLGDVKDAHQETDSLEATLITSVSEDDISAVLCFVLEPEQISFVQAEPAQEPVVEAAVVAPVVAQVPPVAPATIAEVSNTPKVETPSAEHVKPKAKASESTSIRVAVEKVDQLINLVGELVITQSMLAQRSSTLDPVINGDLLNSMGQLERNARDLQESVMSIRMMPMEYVFSRFPRLVRDLASKLNKQVELTLLGSSTELDKSLIERIIDPLTHLVRNSLDHGIEDPATRIAAGKAPVGNLTLSAEHQGGNICIEVLDDGAGLNRQKILAKAQSQGMAVNEHMSDEDVGMLIFAPGFSTAEQVTDVSGRGVGMDVVKRNIQEMGGHVQVSFQAGKGTSIRILLPLTLAILDGMSVKVSDEVFILPLNAVMESLQPLAEDLHPLAGGERVLQVRGEYLPLVELFRVFDVENAKTEATQGIVVILQSAGRRYALLVDQLIGQHQVVVKNLESNYRKVPGISAATILGDGSVALIVDVSALQALNREKRVTADDVAVA, encoded by the coding sequence ATGGATATTACTGCGTTTTATCAGACTTTCTTTGATGAAGCAGATGAACTGCTGGCAGACATGGAACAGCACTTACTCTTGCTGGACCCGTTGGCACCAGATAATGAACAACTTAATGCTATTTTCCGTGCTGCTCACTCGATCAAGGGCGGTGCCGCAACATTTGGTTTTTCGGTATTACAAGAGACAACCCATCTGTTGGAAAACCTGTTGGATGGTGCCCGTCGCGATGAAATGCGTTTGAGCACTGATATCATCAACCTGTTTTTGGAAACGAAAGATATTATGCAGGAACAGTTGGACGCCTACAAAACCTCTCAAGAACCTAATGCGGAAAGCTTTGAGTATATTTGTCATGCATTACGCCAACTGGCACTCGAAGCTTTAGAACAGCAAACCACTCATCAGGTTGCGACAGCGGATCACGCAGCGACCCCAAGCACTGAAACCAAGGCCAACAGTAAGTCTCCGGCGTTGGTTCAGGGGGGGATGCGCATTCGACTGTCGGGTTTGAAAGAACAAGAAATCCCGCTGATGCTGGAAGAACTGGGCAATCTTGGCGATGTCAAAGATGCCCACCAAGAGACAGATAGCCTTGAGGCGACCCTGATTACGTCGGTCAGCGAAGATGATATCAGCGCCGTGCTGTGTTTTGTGTTGGAGCCAGAGCAGATTAGCTTTGTGCAGGCCGAGCCAGCGCAAGAGCCAGTGGTTGAGGCGGCGGTCGTCGCACCGGTTGTGGCGCAAGTGCCGCCCGTTGCCCCCGCCACGATTGCAGAAGTCAGCAATACTCCTAAAGTTGAAACTCCCAGCGCCGAGCATGTAAAACCTAAAGCGAAAGCCAGTGAATCAACCAGCATCCGCGTAGCGGTTGAGAAAGTTGACCAACTGATTAACCTGGTGGGCGAACTGGTTATCACTCAATCTATGCTGGCCCAGCGCTCTAGTACCTTAGACCCGGTGATTAACGGCGATTTGCTCAATAGCATGGGGCAGTTGGAACGTAATGCCCGTGACTTGCAAGAGTCAGTGATGTCGATTCGTATGATGCCGATGGAATATGTCTTCAGCCGCTTCCCACGGTTGGTGCGCGATTTAGCCAGTAAACTGAATAAGCAAGTTGAGCTCACCCTGCTGGGCAGTTCGACTGAACTGGATAAAAGTCTGATTGAACGCATTATTGATCCGTTAACCCATCTGGTGCGAAACAGTTTGGACCACGGTATTGAGGACCCTGCAACACGCATCGCGGCGGGTAAAGCCCCGGTCGGCAATCTGACACTGTCCGCAGAACATCAAGGCGGCAATATTTGCATTGAAGTTCTTGATGATGGCGCAGGGCTTAACCGACAGAAAATTCTGGCAAAAGCTCAATCGCAAGGTATGGCTGTTAATGAGCATATGAGTGATGAAGATGTCGGGATGCTGATTTTTGCCCCTGGATTCTCAACGGCTGAGCAGGTGACGGACGTGTCCGGTCGTGGTGTTGGCATGGATGTGGTTAAGCGAAATATTCAGGAAATGGGCGGCCATGTGCAAGTCAGTTTCCAGGCCGGCAAAGGTACCTCTATCCGTATCTTGCTGCCATTGACGCTGGCTATCCTTGATGGCATGTCTGTCAAAGTCAGTGATGAAGTGTTTATTTTGCCATTGAATGCCGTAATGGAGTCATTGCAACCATTGGCTGAGGATTTACATCCACTGGCTGGCGGTGAGCGCGTATTGCAAGTCCGCGGTGAGTATTTGCCATTGGTTGAGCTGTTCCGTGTATTTGATGTTGAAAATGCAAAAACTGAAGCCACACAAGGCATTGTTGTGATTCTGCAAAGTGCCGGTCGCCGTTATGCCCTGCTGGTAGACCAATTGATAGGCCAGCATCAGGTGGTGGTGAAGAATCTGGAAAGTAATTATCGGAAGGTTCCCGGTATTTCTGCCGCCACTATATTGGGTGATGGCAGTGTGGCACTCATTGTGGATGTGTCGGCATTGCAGGCCTTAAACCGGGAAAAACGTGTTACGGCTGATGATGTCGCCGTCGCGTAA
- the cheW gene encoding chemotaxis protein CheW, with protein MAGLATVTKLAGETVGQEFLIFTLGAEEYGIDILKVQEIRGYDQVTRIANTPAFIKGVTNLRGVIVPIIDLRVKFAQQGVSYNENTVVIVLNFGQRVVGIVVDGVSDVLSLTAEQIRPAPEFAVTLATEYLTGLGSLGERMLILVDIEKLLSSEEMSLLDSVAKG; from the coding sequence ATGGCAGGACTAGCAACCGTCACGAAGCTGGCAGGCGAAACGGTAGGACAGGAGTTCCTGATTTTTACGCTGGGTGCTGAAGAGTACGGCATTGATATTCTGAAAGTCCAAGAGATCCGCGGTTATGATCAAGTGACCCGCATCGCTAACACCCCGGCTTTCATTAAAGGTGTCACTAACTTACGCGGCGTTATTGTTCCTATTATTGATTTACGGGTTAAATTTGCCCAACAGGGTGTCAGCTATAACGAAAATACCGTGGTGATCGTGCTGAATTTTGGTCAGCGAGTCGTCGGTATTGTGGTTGATGGCGTATCTGACGTGTTGTCATTGACCGCGGAGCAAATCCGCCCAGCTCCTGAATTCGCTGTGACGCTGGCGACTGAGTATCTGACCGGTTTAGGTTCACTGGGTGAGCGGATGCTGATTTTGGTTGATATTGAGAAGTTGCTAAGCAGTGAAGAGATGTCATTGCTTGATTCAGTGGCGAAAGGGTAA
- a CDS encoding cysteine desulfurase translates to MTTNKHSLTGLSGAWPPSQEGLFSARDYGLPDERDLLALLGAGAPAQGPTDPAYLPKVVPYGQENTPAVQGALSRPHASHYDYGTPAPLARVGQVPVERIRADFPILAELVDGKPLVWLDNAATTQRPKQVIERISHYYLHENSNIHRAAHTLAARSTDAYEAARGKVARFIGAPSADNIIFVRGTTEGLNLIAQSYVKPRLKPGDEIILTLLEHHANIVPWQLIAQETGAVIRVVPVDEHGQLIIEEYVRLFNDKTRFVSATHVSNALGTVTPIHELVAIAHSFGVKIAIDGAQSISHIPVNVTLLDADFFVFSGHKVFGPTGIGVVYGKQEVLDDANPYQGGGNMIADVTFELTRYQPAPNKFEAGTGNIADAVGLGAAIDYVTSLGIENIEQYEHVLLEYGIDKLSQIPGLRLIGTAAQKTSVLSFVLEGFENEAVGRYLSQQGIAVRSGHHCAQPILRHFGYESTVRPSLAFYNTPQEIDFLAEKVAELVRSR, encoded by the coding sequence ATGACTACGAATAAGCACTCACTTACCGGCTTGTCCGGGGCGTGGCCGCCCTCCCAAGAGGGGCTGTTTTCTGCGCGCGATTACGGGCTACCGGATGAGCGCGATCTGCTCGCGCTACTCGGCGCAGGCGCGCCCGCTCAAGGGCCGACTGATCCGGCCTATTTGCCCAAAGTTGTTCCTTATGGGCAGGAGAATACCCCCGCAGTGCAGGGGGCGCTTTCCCGACCTCATGCTTCACACTATGACTATGGGACACCGGCCCCACTGGCACGAGTGGGCCAAGTTCCTGTGGAGCGCATTCGGGCTGATTTTCCTATCCTTGCGGAATTAGTCGATGGTAAGCCATTGGTTTGGCTGGATAATGCCGCAACCACGCAGCGCCCAAAGCAGGTCATCGAGCGAATCAGCCATTATTATCTGCATGAAAACTCGAATATTCACCGTGCTGCACACACGCTGGCGGCGCGTTCTACCGATGCCTATGAAGCCGCGCGGGGTAAAGTCGCGCGTTTCATCGGAGCACCCAGTGCGGATAATATTATATTCGTTCGAGGCACCACGGAAGGGCTGAATCTGATTGCACAAAGCTACGTGAAACCACGGCTGAAGCCGGGTGATGAGATTATCCTGACGCTGTTGGAGCATCACGCGAATATCGTGCCCTGGCAATTGATTGCACAAGAAACCGGTGCGGTCATTCGCGTTGTACCGGTGGATGAACATGGGCAATTAATCATTGAGGAATATGTCCGGCTGTTTAACGACAAAACCCGTTTTGTTTCAGCCACTCATGTGTCCAATGCATTGGGAACAGTGACACCTATTCATGAGTTGGTGGCCATCGCACACAGTTTTGGGGTGAAAATTGCTATCGATGGCGCTCAGTCTATTTCTCACATTCCGGTTAATGTGACCTTGTTAGATGCTGATTTCTTTGTGTTTTCAGGACATAAAGTGTTCGGCCCCACCGGTATCGGCGTGGTGTACGGCAAACAAGAAGTGCTGGACGACGCCAACCCTTATCAGGGCGGTGGTAACATGATTGCCGATGTCACTTTTGAGTTGACCCGTTACCAACCCGCGCCGAATAAATTCGAAGCAGGAACCGGTAATATTGCCGATGCGGTGGGGCTTGGGGCGGCCATTGATTATGTAACATCTCTGGGAATTGAAAATATCGAGCAGTACGAACATGTGTTGCTCGAATATGGCATTGATAAATTGTCGCAGATCCCCGGATTACGGCTGATTGGCACCGCAGCACAGAAAACCAGTGTGTTATCGTTTGTATTGGAAGGGTTTGAAAATGAAGCGGTTGGCCGTTATCTCAGCCAGCAAGGTATTGCAGTACGTTCCGGGCACCATTGCGCTCAACCTATCTTGCGCCACTTTGGTTATGAAAGTACCGTCCGCCCTTCTCTTGCATTTTATAATACTCCGCAGGAGATTGATTTCCTTGCGGAAAAAGTGGCCGAACTGGTGCGCTCTCGTTAA
- a CDS encoding family 2A encapsulin nanocompartment shell protein: MAEKNVINALGREAAYQLANVTKTAPQFGAITPRWVSRFLDYKGLESGIYRVNKVVEGDTPLDALCSQDPSRVEIPKGYIEYQTQPREYQLDSIATIVNVDTKIADIYRSPFDQASEQIALAIESLRERQESQLINNDEYGLLKNITDAQRIQTRNGRPTPDDLDELISKVWKEPSFFLAHPRAIAAFQREATRRGVPPVTVNLQGGNFILWRGIPLIPSDKLFVDGLKNPKSKGGKTNILLVRSGEAKRGVLGLYQSGLPNEQSRGLSVRFRGIDDNGVASYLLSLYCSAAILADDAIAVLEDVEVGEYYDYE, from the coding sequence ATGGCAGAAAAAAATGTAATTAATGCATTGGGACGTGAAGCAGCCTATCAGTTGGCCAACGTAACTAAAACTGCACCACAGTTTGGCGCGATTACGCCGCGCTGGGTCAGCCGTTTTCTCGACTACAAAGGGCTGGAATCGGGCATTTATCGGGTTAACAAAGTGGTTGAGGGGGATACGCCGCTGGATGCTTTATGCAGCCAAGACCCGTCGCGCGTCGAAATCCCTAAGGGCTATATTGAATACCAGACACAACCGCGAGAGTATCAGTTGGATTCTATTGCGACCATTGTCAATGTGGATACCAAAATCGCCGATATTTACAGATCTCCCTTTGACCAGGCATCAGAGCAAATCGCGCTGGCGATTGAAAGTTTGCGAGAACGTCAGGAAAGCCAATTAATCAATAATGATGAATACGGTTTACTTAAAAATATCACTGACGCCCAACGCATTCAGACGCGCAATGGCCGCCCGACCCCAGACGATTTGGATGAGTTGATTTCTAAAGTGTGGAAAGAGCCGTCCTTTTTCCTCGCGCACCCCCGTGCTATTGCGGCATTTCAGCGCGAGGCGACTCGGCGCGGTGTTCCCCCGGTGACAGTCAATCTGCAAGGGGGCAATTTTATCCTGTGGCGGGGCATCCCATTGATTCCTAGCGACAAACTTTTCGTCGATGGATTGAAAAACCCGAAAAGCAAAGGTGGTAAAACCAATATCCTACTGGTTCGCTCCGGCGAAGCTAAGCGCGGAGTGTTGGGTCTGTATCAATCGGGTTTACCGAATGAACAATCTCGCGGTTTGTCCGTCCGCTTCCGTGGGATTGATGACAATGGTGTCGCTTCTTACCTGCTTTCACTCTATTGCTCCGCCGCCATTCTGGCCGATGATGCTATCGCGGTGTTGGAAGACGTTGAAGTAGGTGAATATTATGACTACGAATAA
- the moeB gene encoding molybdopterin-synthase adenylyltransferase MoeB — protein sequence MSIASIIPDERLTELSNAEIARYSRHLLLPEVAVEGQLRLKSAKVLLVGTGGLGAPVALYLAAAGVGKIGIVDFDFVEVSNLQRQIIHSTKDLDRPKVASAKDRIKAINPNVEVATYNTQLNSQNALDIIRDYDIVVDGTDNYPTRYLINDACVLLGKPNVYGSIFQFEGQASVFYAKSGPCYRCLYPAPPPPGLVPSCSEGGVIGVLPGIIGTIQAAEVIKLIIGGNGSLIGRLLLFDVWQMKQRELKLEKDAGCPICGEHPTIHELIDYEKFCGLKPSDQETPIESVTALELKSWIEAGKPLQLIDIREQHERSIVKFPAAKVIPLGQIVRRIDEFDPSIDAVFLCKIGQRSIFAIRALQRAGYQGRLLNLKDGINAWARDVDSHLPQY from the coding sequence ATGAGTATTGCGAGCATCATTCCTGATGAGCGGCTGACTGAACTGTCGAATGCCGAAATAGCCCGTTACAGCCGCCATTTGTTGCTGCCGGAAGTTGCTGTTGAAGGGCAGTTAAGACTGAAAAGCGCCAAAGTCCTGCTGGTGGGAACCGGTGGTTTAGGTGCGCCGGTCGCGCTCTATCTGGCAGCGGCCGGTGTTGGCAAGATTGGCATTGTAGATTTTGATTTTGTTGAAGTTTCAAACTTACAACGTCAAATCATTCACAGCACCAAAGATCTGGATCGCCCTAAAGTGGCATCGGCAAAAGATCGCATCAAAGCTATCAATCCTAATGTTGAGGTGGCGACATACAACACGCAACTGAATAGCCAAAATGCGCTGGATATCATCCGCGATTACGACATCGTGGTGGATGGTACTGATAACTACCCTACCCGCTATCTTATCAATGACGCCTGTGTGCTGCTCGGCAAACCCAATGTTTACGGCTCCATTTTTCAGTTTGAAGGGCAAGCCAGCGTATTTTATGCAAAATCCGGCCCATGCTACCGCTGCCTTTACCCTGCCCCACCGCCACCGGGGCTAGTTCCGTCCTGTTCAGAGGGCGGTGTCATCGGCGTATTGCCCGGCATCATCGGCACCATTCAAGCCGCCGAGGTCATCAAACTGATCATTGGCGGTAACGGCAGCTTGATAGGGCGCTTACTGCTGTTCGATGTATGGCAGATGAAGCAGCGCGAACTGAAACTGGAAAAAGACGCCGGGTGCCCCATCTGCGGGGAACATCCAACCATTCATGAACTTATCGATTATGAAAAGTTCTGTGGCCTGAAACCCTCTGATCAAGAAACGCCGATTGAAAGTGTGACCGCACTTGAGTTGAAGTCGTGGATAGAGGCAGGCAAACCGCTGCAATTGATTGATATTCGTGAGCAACACGAGCGGTCAATTGTGAAATTCCCCGCCGCTAAAGTCATCCCTTTGGGGCAGATAGTCCGCCGCATTGATGAGTTTGACCCCAGCATTGATGCCGTTTTTCTCTGCAAGATTGGGCAACGGAGCATCTTCGCTATCCGGGCGCTCCAGCGCGCAGGTTATCAAGGGCGGCTGCTTAATTTAAAAGATGGCATTAATGCCTGGGCACGGGATGTCGATTCCCATTTACCCCAATATTAA